The following DNA comes from Gemmatimonadota bacterium.
CCGGTCGCGCGATCTATGCGGGGCTTACCGTTGGAGTGAGCGGCAAGTAGAAGCTAGAGACGAGTGACTAGAGACTAGAGATTGGAGAAAAGCCAATCGAGAGGAGAGACCAGGAAGGGCAGTGGCCCTCTCTAGTCGCTAGTCTTTAGTCTCTAGTCTCTAGTCACTCGTCTCTAGTCTCTCTAGTCCCTCTCCTGCACCCCAAACACCACCGCCGCGAGCACGCCCCCCACCAGCGGCCCGACGATGTACAGCCAGAGCTGATCGAACGATCCGCTGCCCAGCGTGGCGTTGATGAGCGTCGGACCAATGCCCACCGCAGGATTGAACGCGCCACCTGAAATCGGCCCGCCAGCGAAGGCACCGGCCGTCACGGTCAGGCCGATTGCGACCCCATAGTACGAGTTGCCGCTGGTCGCCTTGTGGGTTGCCACGTTCAGCACCACCAGAGCGAGTGCGAAGGTGAAGAGCACTTCGATCAGCAAGGCAGACATCACCGAGACACCATCTCCCATCGCGGGGGCAAAGGTTTTCCCGACGATGAGGTGCACCGCCGCGGCGGCAGCCGTACTTCCGAGCAGCTGCGCGACGACGTACGGCACGAAGTCGGCATTCGGCAGCTTCCCGCGCAAGAC
Coding sequences within:
- a CDS encoding MIP/aquaporin family protein translates to MKKLLTEFIGTFFLVFTIGLTVTAGSPFAPIAIGAALVVMVYMGGHISGAHYNPAVSLAMVLRGKLPNADFVPYVVAQLLGSTAAAAAVHLIVGKTFAPAMGDGVSVMSALLIEVLFTFALALVVLNVATHKATSGNSYYGVAIGLTVTAGAFAGGPISGGAFNPAVGIGPTLINATLGSGSFDQLWLYIVGPLVGGVLAAVVFGVQERD